The following coding sequences lie in one Musa acuminata AAA Group cultivar baxijiao chromosome BXJ1-8, Cavendish_Baxijiao_AAA, whole genome shotgun sequence genomic window:
- the LOC103993205 gene encoding DNA-directed RNA polymerase IV subunit 1 isoform X2, which yields MDVDLIMEQAIPSGRLSGIIFDLMTDADIEKICNVNIVEANEVTSAKLGLPNASSQCATCGSRNIRDCDGHSGFVKLPKTIYHPFFVTEVVHILNQICPGCKTVKKDLKMKGSVILEASEKAIGEGIYILEAFGKNLTVLQRRLLKLCRSKLLLPTRSILARNTKVRFINLKKILKTRKNWVSKDSQRKANGWYPPVKFKISSKDILGRRSLSIIAEVNEKLPKKFHSQSLSEVLPEDYWNFIPKVSLLQGAKPSKIDLTPHQVFCLLSELDPEFIQQFVSRRELLFLSYLPITPNCQRVVETSHVFADGPKLSFDERTRAYKRLADVSKKIGEFRHHQQFGPLATSYTMSRVLDCFNASKLHASSSSRGDSTSGIRWLKDVVLSKRTDNVFRMTMVGDPKIKLQEIGIPFDISESLIVAEQVNSYNLEKLNMSCNLHLLRKEGLNTRSKGQLTSLHKTNQLQVGDIVSRPLENGDIILVNRPPSVHQHSLIALSVMILPIQSVISINPLCCAPLLGDFDGDCLHGYVPQSIGCRVELQELLSLDHQLFNAQDGRSLVSLTHDSLTAAYLLTANREFLNKVDMQQLAMLCPFPMPPPAVVKTPNFQIPLWTGEQLFSMLLPPTMDFGVNSRNMISKGEVMASLGGSFWLQNTTTGLFTTMFKHYGRKALDYLCCSQELLCEYLTLRGLSVSLGDVYLSSDSYSRRKMMDEIYFGLEEAEDACQVMQLMLEPEMEILRNQNKDEDTLDCISQYKIASERTCVSQVSIAAFKNVYHDLLSQIYQFINKDNSMLEMIDAGSKGSLVKLIQQGACLGLQLFAHPLPFTVPSKLNCCMWNNLKALDGGISDAAKSSCGQSSYAVIGASFLDGLNPLECFVHAICGRANLFTENAELPGTLTRKLMFYMRDLYLAYDGTVRSAYGQQIVEFSYSILEDSTEGGESCVAYDGKDAEYTGLGGEPVGSWAACSISEAAYGSLEFPMNSLEYSPLMKLKMVLDCCKSNASTNHTALLFLSKRLHGWRYGCEYGALEVKNHLERVCFFNLIITVMILYDGHDVQGTNFSPWIMHFHVSKDKMLRRRLNVQLVKNELIKHYNCMRERMNPMLPRLCFVSKNCSSAYKWKEHDDSFCMSVAAETSESLIQLDTIRDMVIPLLLETPIKGFWASEKVEILCESLPGSGSELFLRVTMSKKCLPGSFWSNLQDACIPIMDLIDWQRSHPDNVYNISGTYGIDAAWKYFVKSLKSVTADIGRDIHKRHLFMAADCLSVTGEFHGLSTKGLRQQRNDMSISSPFAQACLSNPVNCFVNAAKQGSMDHLSGTLDAVAWGKEAPSGTGGPFEIVYSGKVHNLTRGEGIYKNLHSIKAELQQGDGEVCMAANQTVPAKWKQQPKYSTNFDGAKETIDPQTSDEDHLKERIVSKFRTNNCIGYNKQQQISANDFLAKSHLTFGLRSKFSSESVSSWTDVVDMCSSLRTILYKYPIDGFLDEKDNSSLIEALNYHPKRAAKIGSGIQKIKVGCSPLHPGSRCFVLLRSDGSLEDFSYRKCVVGAAKLISPEFGSIVHKKIFHSR from the exons ATGGATGTGGACCTGATTATGGAGCAGGCAATTCCTTCAGGACGTTTAAGTGGCATTATCTTTGACTTGATGACTGATGCTGATATA GAAAAAATCTGTAATGTTAACATTGTAGAGGCTAATGAAGTGACTAGTGCTAAGTTAGGCTTGCCAAATGCATCTTCACAGTGTGCAACATGTGGATCCAGAAACATCAGAGATTGTGATG GTCATTCTGGGTTTGTTAAATTGCCAAAAACAATTTATCACCCTTTCTTTGTCACCGAAGTTGTTCATATTTTGAATCAAATCTGCCCTGGATGCAAGACTGTTAAAAAGGATCTAAAGATGAAG GGTTCCGTTATCCTAGAGGCTAGTGAGAAAGCCATTGGAGAAGGTATTTACATTCTAGAGGCTTTTGGAAAGAACCTTACTGTTCTTCAGAGAAGGTTGCTGAAATTGTGCCGATCAAAGCTGTTGCTTCCTACTCGGAGTATTCTGGCTCGTAACACAAAAGTTCGTTTCATTAACTTGAAGAAAATTTTGAAGACCAGAAAG AATTGGGTGTCAAAAGATTCTCAA AGGAAAGCAAATGGGTGGTACCCCCCAGTGAAGTTTAAGATCTCATCAAAAGACATTCTAGGTAGGAGAAGCCTTTCAATAATAGCAGAAGTTAATGAAAAGTTGCCAAAGAAGTTTCACAGTCAGAGTCTTAGTGAAGTACTTCCTGAAGATTATTGGAACTTTATACCAAAAGTTTCACTGCTGCAAGGAGCTAAGCCAAGCAAGATTGATCTGACACCACATCAG GTATTTTGCTTGTTAAGTGAGCTTGATCCGGAATTTATTCAGCAGTTTGTTTCAAGGCGTGAGCTACTGTTTCTTTCTTATCTTCCAATTACTCCTAATTGTCAACGAGTGGTGGAGACATCACATGTTTTTGCTGATGGtccaaaattatctttt GATGAACGCACGAGGGCTTATAAAAGGTTAGCAGATGTAAGTAAGAAAATTGGTGAGTTCAGGCATCATCAGCAGTTTGGTCCTCTTGCAACCTCTTATACCATGAGCCGGGTTCTTGACTGCTTTAATGCTTCTAAG CTACATGCTTCTAGTTCTTCAAGGGGAGATTCTACTTCTGGAATAAGATGGCTGAAAGATGTGGTTTTAAGCAAAAGAACAGATAATGTATTCCGCATGACTATGGTTGGTGATCCAAAGATCAAGTTGCAGGAAATTGGTATTCCGTTTGATATATCTGAAAGTTTGATTGTTGCTGAACAAGTTAATTCATACAATTTAGAAAAGTTGAACATGAGTTGCAATCTTCATCTGCTCAGAAAGGAAGGACTTAATACTAGAAGCAAAGGGCAATTAACTTCACTTCATAAAACCAATCAACTTCAAGTTGGTGATATAGTGTCTAGACCTTTGGAGAATGGGGACATTATATTAGTTAACAGGCCTCCATCTGTGCATCAACATTCTCTTATTGCTTTGTCTGTGATGATCCTTCCTATTCAGTCAGTCATTTCAATTAACCCATTATGCTGTGCTCCACTATTAGGTGATTTTGATGGAGACTGTTTACATGGGTATGTGCCACAATCCATTGGCTGTAGAGTAGAGCTTCAAGAGCTGCTTAGTTTAGACCACCAGTTATTTAATGCACAGGATGGTAGAAGCTTAGTTTCACTGACACATGATAGCTTAACTGCTGCATATTTGCTAACAGCAAATCGGGAATTTTTGAACAAAGTTGATATGCAACAGTTAGCTATGCTGTGTCCTTTTCCAATGCCGCCACCTGCAGTTGTTAAGACTCCTAATTTTCAGATTCCTTTATGGACTGGAGAACAACTATTTAGCATGCTTCTTCCTCCAACCATGGATTTTGGTGTAAATTCAAGAAATATGATAAGTAAGGGTGAAGTTATGGCCTCTCTTGGAGGATCTTTTTGGCTACAGAATACTACTACTGGTTTGTTTACTACCATGTTCAAACATTATGGCAGGAAGGCTCTTGATTATCTCTGTTGTTCTCAGGAACTTCTTTGTGAATATTTAACATTGAGAGGTTTAAGTGTTTCCTTAGGTGATGTTTACCTCTCATCAGATTCATATTCCCGACGGAAAATGATGGATGAAATATATTTTGGATTGGAAGAAGCTGAGGATGCCTGCCAGGTTATGCAGCTGATGTTGGAACCTGAGATGGAGATCTTGAGGAATCAGAATAAAGATGAAGATACATTAGATTGTATTAGTCAATACAAGATTGCTTCAGAAAGAACATGTGTAAGCCAGGTTTCTATTGCTGCTTTTAAGAATGTTTACCATGATCTTTTAAGTCAAATATATCAGTTTATTAACAAGGATAATTCAATGTTGGAAATGATTGATGCGGGTAGCAAAGGTAGCTTGGTAAAACTAATTCAACAGGGTGCATGTCTGGGTCTTCAACTGTTTGCACATCCACTGCCTTTTACGGTGCCTAGCAAACTTAATTGCTGTATGTGGAACAATCTGAAGGCATTGGATGGTGGAATATCTGATGCCGCAAAAAGTTCGTGTGGGCAAAGCTCCTATGCTGTTATTGGTGCTTCTTTTCTTGATGGTTTAAATCCATTGGAATGTTTTGTCCATGCAATATGTGGCCGTGCTAATCTCTTCACTGAAAATGCTGAACTTCCTGGAACTTTGACAAGAAAGCTTATGTTTTACATGCGTGATCTATATCTTGCTTATGATGGAACGGTTAGAAGTGCTTATGGTCAACAAATTGTGGAGTTTTCTTATAGCATATTGGAGGATTCAACTGAAGGTGGGGAatcatgtgttgcatatgatggaAAGGATGCTGAATATACTGGATTAGGTGGTGAACCTGTTGGTTCTTGGGCTGCTTGTTCGATTTCAGAAGCAGCATATGGATCTCTCGAGTTTCCAATGAATAGTTTGGAATATTCTCCGCTTATGAAATTAAAG ATGGTGTTGGACTGTTGTAAGTCTAATGCATCTACAAATCACACTGCCTTACTTTTTCTTTCAAAGCGACTGCATGGTTGGAGATACGGTTGCGAGTATGGAGCCTTGGAAGTGAAGAATCATCTGGAGAGAGTTTGCTTTTTCAATTTGATCATCACTGTCATGATTCT TTATGATGGCCATGATGTTCAAGGGACAAATTTTAGTCCATGGATCATGCATTTTCATGTGAGCAAG GATAAGATGTTGAGGAGAAGATTAAATGTGCAACTTGTCAAAAATGAACTCATAAAACATTACAATTGTATGAGGGAAAGGATGAATCCAATGCTTCCTAGATTATGTTTTGTAAGCAA GAATTGTTCATCAGCTTATAAGTGGAAGGAACATGATGACTCTTTCTGTATGTCAGTTGCAGCTGAAACTTCAGAATCACTAATACAGTTGGATACAATAAGAGATATGGTGATACCACTTCTACTTGAAACACCTATTAAAG GTTTTTGGGCTTCTGAGAAGGTGGAAATACTGTGTGAAAGCCTTCCAGGTTCTGGTTCTGAACTTTTTCTAAGAGTTACAATGTCTAAAAAATGTTTACCTGGAAGTTTTTGGAGTAACCTTCAAGATGCCTGTATACCAATAATGGACCTGATTGACTGGCAACGCAGTCATCCTGACAATGTTTATAATATTTCTGGCACATATGGAATAGATGCTGCATGGAAGTACTTTGTAAAA TCCTTGAAGTCAGTAACAGCTGATATAGGGAGGGACATACATAAAAGACACTTATTTATGGCTGCAGATTGCCTTTCAGTGACTGGGGAGTTTCATGGATTAAGCACAAAAGGTCTAAGACAGCAAAGAAACGATATGTCAATCTCATCTCCATTCGCTCAAGCATGCCTATCT AATCCTGTAAATTGCTTTGTAAATGCTGCTAAGCAAGGCTCAATGGATCATCTATCTGGTACACTTGATGCAGTGGCTTGGGGTAAGGAGGCTCCAAGTGGAACTGGTGGACCTTTTGAAATTGTTTACTCAGGAAAG gttCATAACCTAACTAGAGGTGAGGGTATATATAAAAATTTGCACAGCATTAAAGCTGAGTTACAGCAGGGTGATGGTGAAGTTTGCATGGCTGCTAATCAAACTGTCCCTGCCAAGTGGAAGCAGCAACCAAAGTATTCCACCAATTTTGATGGTGCTAAAGAGACAATTGACCCACAGACTTCTGATGAAGATCACCTAAAGGAAAGAATCGTTTCTAAATTTCGTACCAACAACTGTATAGGTTACAACAAGCAACAACAAATTTCAGCCAATGATTTTCTTGCTAAAAGCCACTTAACTTTTGGATTAAGATCAAAATTCTCTTCAGAAAGTGTTAGCTCATGGACTGATGTCGTAGATATGTGCTCTTCATTACGAACAATTCTATACAA